In Erpetoichthys calabaricus chromosome 6, fErpCal1.3, whole genome shotgun sequence, one genomic interval encodes:
- the LOC127528388 gene encoding uncharacterized protein LOC127528388: protein MAVVEQSEEYKRKFVTEVIEFLNDGISTTVQLARDMQAVDLNNMENDAWKIRKSILEAKESLSQAEDSAKCQLTKVDDKCLSLTCDKNQLETEEKDKKDQLFAVQKNLEHSEEMLRVSRDSLDQANKNLLSAEANVENAMQQAREEETKRNIGIGLLFIPIIGPIIGGTMIGVCQKAMEDAQYAARVAQENVDSWRTNVNTNEREICDFTHEVNTQRNNIESINRRLQEISTKLENLSQMRQGMAEIQKKLKDATFFLTTLAGKMQAAEVQTRIVIFFDPLINIIDDISQYLFKQKYLELFQNNVEPMIKHLKEENARLREISDFVSDSIQFF, encoded by the exons ATGGCTGTCGTTGAGCAGAGTGAAGAATACAAAAGGAAATTTGTGACCGAAGTAATTGAATTCCTGAACGACGGTATTAGCACAACTGTGCAGCTTGCAAGAGATATGCAAGCAGTTGACCTAAACAACATGGAAAATGACGCCTGGAAAATTAGAAAATCCATTCTGGAGGCCAAAGAAAGTCTTTCACAGGCCGAAGATTCTGCAAAGTGTCAACTCACAAAAGTTGATGACAAATGCCTAAGCCTTACTTGTGATAAGAATCAACTAGAAACTGAGGAAAAGGACAAAAAGGATCAATTATTTGCAGTGCAGAAGAACCTGGAACATTCTGAAGAGATGCTAAGAGTTTCAAGAGATAGTCTCGATCAGGCAAACAAAAATCTGTTATCTGCCGAGGCAAATGTTGAAAATGCCATGCAGCAAGCAAGAGAAGAGGAAACTAAAAGAAATATTGGCATCGGATTATTGTTTATACCAATTATTGGTCCTATCATTG GAGGAACAATGATTGGTGTTTGTCAGAAGGCCATGGAAGATGCCCAGTATGCTGCCAGAGTCGCACAAGAAAATGTAGACAGTTGGAGAACAAACGTCAATACCAATGAAAGAGAAATCTGTGATTTCACACATGAAGTAAACACCCAGAGAAATAATATTGAATCAATCAACAGACGCTTGCAGGAAATTTCCACCAAATTAGAGAATCTGTCTCAAATGCGGCAAGGGATGGCTGAGATTCAGAAGAAGTTGAAGGATGCCACCTTCTTCTTGACCACACTGGCAGGAAAAATGCAGGCAGCAGAGGTGCAAACCAGGATCGTCATTTTCTTTGATCCATTAATTAACATTATAGATGACATCTCCCAGTATCTGTTCAAGCAAAAGTACCTGGAGCTCTTCCAGAATAATGTTGAGCCAATGATCAAGCATCTGAAAGAGGAGAACGCCCGCCTTAGGGAGATCTCTGACTTTGTCAGTGATTCTATTCAGTTTTTTTAA